A DNA window from Paenibacillus sp. HWE-109 contains the following coding sequences:
- a CDS encoding DUF4832 domain-containing protein, whose product MKRKYRTLGMVIFLSVIVLSVTISLVNAEVKRRATVKFTPTEVSSVLNNPYMGFAPDARWGPYKQPHRLVFFDFTWRDIEATKGVYTFDQLEEKNQFKKWTSQNVKIIFRLILDDPTDSKHMDIPDWLYKEIGEEGTWYKTSYGQGFSPNYDNKTLIEEHQKLIRKLGERYNRDARIAFVELGSVGHWGEWHTKDGDGGVAEAFPKIAVTDQYVEAYIQGFPDKPLLMRRPHDIAKTNHMGLFNDVFGDKEETTAGFVDWINNGYTSWLTEEKMPAMPEHWIYAPSGGEFAFSEDDTKYITNKTIEETLAQAKASHTTWLGPNVPLLDTEKGKYQGNIDRLLNTMGYRFVLKTETHQAKVKRSEKLVVNTIMENKGVAPFYYNWPLEFSLADKDGKIVYKENAQVDIRRWLPGTQKSTASLNIPGTLPVGKYTLCVSILDPEKGSPGIDLAIQGKRADGRYTLGIVNVE is encoded by the coding sequence ATGAAGCGCAAATATAGAACGTTAGGAATGGTTATTTTTCTTTCTGTCATTGTATTATCAGTTACTATAAGTCTAGTGAACGCTGAGGTTAAAAGGAGAGCAACCGTTAAGTTTACTCCGACTGAAGTGAGTAGTGTTCTAAATAACCCCTACATGGGGTTTGCTCCTGATGCACGCTGGGGGCCTTATAAACAGCCTCATCGACTTGTCTTCTTCGATTTTACGTGGAGGGACATCGAGGCGACCAAGGGCGTCTACACCTTCGACCAACTCGAGGAAAAGAATCAATTCAAGAAATGGACGAGTCAAAATGTAAAGATTATTTTCCGTCTTATATTAGATGATCCTACGGATAGTAAGCATATGGATATTCCGGATTGGTTATACAAGGAAATCGGGGAAGAAGGCACGTGGTACAAGACAAGTTACGGACAGGGGTTTAGTCCAAACTACGATAACAAGACATTAATCGAGGAACATCAAAAGTTGATTCGAAAGTTGGGAGAGCGGTACAACCGGGATGCCCGGATCGCCTTTGTGGAACTGGGCAGTGTGGGACACTGGGGAGAGTGGCATACCAAAGACGGTGATGGCGGAGTGGCAGAAGCATTTCCCAAGATTGCAGTTACGGATCAATATGTAGAAGCGTACATACAGGGGTTTCCTGACAAGCCTCTGCTCATGAGAAGGCCTCATGACATTGCGAAAACCAATCATATGGGTTTATTTAATGATGTGTTTGGTGATAAAGAGGAAACCACGGCTGGCTTTGTGGATTGGATTAATAATGGCTATACTTCTTGGTTGACAGAAGAGAAGATGCCAGCTATGCCGGAGCATTGGATCTACGCGCCTAGCGGTGGAGAGTTTGCTTTTTCCGAAGATGATACGAAGTACATTACAAACAAAACGATTGAAGAAACGCTAGCGCAGGCGAAGGCGAGTCATACAACCTGGCTTGGCCCCAATGTACCGTTACTTGATACAGAAAAGGGTAAATATCAAGGGAATATAGATCGTCTGTTGAATACAATGGGGTATCGATTCGTTCTTAAAACAGAAACACATCAAGCAAAAGTGAAGCGAAGTGAAAAGCTTGTAGTTAATACAATTATGGAGAATAAAGGTGTGGCGCCTTTCTATTACAATTGGCCGCTTGAATTTTCATTGGCGGATAAAGATGGGAAGATTGTTTATAAGGAAAACGCACAAGTGGATATCCGGAGATGGCTGCCTGGTACACAGAAATCCACAGCAAGCTTGAATATCCCTGGGACGCTGCCAGTTGGTAAATATACATTGTGCGTAAGTATCCTAGATCCCGAAAAAGGCAGCCCTGGTATCGATTTGGCGATCCAAGGCAAGCGGGCAGATGGCCGATATACATTGGGCATCGTTAATGTCGAGTAA
- a CDS encoding copper amine oxidase N-terminal domain-containing protein, with the protein MKRKILSAFLLILTLGLAATIVVRAASDIRIVIDGKPVDSNVEIVNDSSYVPLRSIAEMFGANVEWDNSSRTINIVSHRRMLNDISAVYKEDGITFSNVSLMNKEYGWEITTDVWNGQDIAYRGLHFKASFFDQHDRLLGTSDGYLFDLKPGVTKVANLVTTDDLTDYKYVQFQLDLTY; encoded by the coding sequence TTGAAAAGGAAAATATTATCGGCATTTTTGCTTATCCTTACGCTTGGACTAGCAGCCACAATTGTTGTTCGCGCTGCCTCTGATATTCGTATTGTTATTGATGGAAAACCGGTAGACTCCAACGTAGAGATCGTTAATGATAGCAGCTATGTTCCTCTTCGCTCTATTGCAGAAATGTTTGGCGCTAATGTTGAGTGGGACAACTCTTCGCGCACGATCAACATTGTTTCCCATAGACGTATGCTGAATGATATATCTGCCGTTTATAAAGAGGATGGCATCACTTTCTCCAATGTCTCCTTGATGAATAAAGAATATGGTTGGGAGATTACGACAGATGTTTGGAACGGCCAGGATATTGCTTACCGCGGTCTTCATTTCAAGGCGAGTTTCTTTGATCAGCATGATCGTTTGCTTGGCACCTCTGATGGATACTTGTTCGACCTTAAACCAGGCGTTACGAAAGTAGCTAATCTTGTCACCACGGATGATCTAACCGACTACAAATATGTTCAATTTCAACTCGACCTTACCTACTGA
- a CDS encoding NAD-dependent epimerase/dehydratase family protein produces MRVLVTGGLGFIGSHVAERFYKEGHQIYIIDNLSSGNSDNLNIPYKLYSLNVESSKCAEVFNSHKFDIVIHLAAQINVATSLDNPYLDAKSNILGLNNMLNLSAKYGVKKFIFASSAAVYGMNEQTPLKEEEVCNPLSPYGMNKLLGEYYCKKFTELYGLDTLCFRFSNVYGPRQGTIGEGGVVSIYLERMFNDQELLVFGDGNQTRDFIYVEDVADAIYRGVESEYKDVLNLSTNTEKSVNELLGIFQELHPVKGVVYREARKGDIYRSSLDNTKVKRQLDWVPMYSLKEGLTKTYEWFAAQQKKPEQKKQDKPSSKLFTSLKPALPYIENFAAFGVVTALTIGTQSDLQSYQLDYKLIYILVISMLYGTRQSIISFALSSLLFLGMSLYNGRDLISFIYDSQSMVTLAAYLFIGIVVGYTVDRKNSEIKTAKIEVVASEERNEFLSEIYNDTRLVKEELQNQIMNTEDSFGKIYNITKELDSLEPELIFNSAISVLEQIMKSNSISIYSFNKYGNFLRLTAKSKVTEMQLAKSMKVADFSHLQQLVESKSLYSNKALDQNIPVLSAPIMDHDRIIAVVNLHQLPFENFTLYYQNLFKVAVELISASLSKANRYLEATQSERYIDGTEILTEEAFFTVLDSKKQTKIKQNIEYTLLVIPHTDIQVEELSTKVSSFLRETDVIGKGPDGRYYILLSNSEQQDAAIVTERITKSGITPIILKEELLYA; encoded by the coding sequence ATGAGAGTTTTAGTCACTGGAGGTCTTGGCTTTATTGGATCCCACGTTGCAGAGCGTTTCTACAAAGAAGGTCATCAAATTTACATCATAGATAATCTATCCTCAGGAAATTCTGACAACCTCAATATCCCGTACAAACTATATTCGTTAAATGTGGAAAGTTCCAAATGCGCAGAAGTATTCAATAGCCATAAATTCGATATAGTGATTCATCTTGCTGCGCAAATCAACGTTGCCACATCTTTGGACAATCCTTATTTAGATGCCAAATCAAATATTCTCGGCTTAAACAATATGCTCAATCTCTCGGCCAAGTATGGTGTCAAAAAGTTTATATTTGCCTCCTCCGCAGCCGTTTATGGCATGAATGAACAAACACCGCTCAAAGAAGAAGAGGTTTGCAATCCACTCTCACCTTATGGGATGAATAAATTACTCGGAGAATACTATTGCAAAAAATTCACTGAGTTATATGGACTCGATACTCTTTGCTTCCGGTTTTCTAACGTATATGGCCCTAGGCAGGGAACCATTGGTGAAGGCGGCGTTGTGTCCATTTATTTAGAACGCATGTTCAACGATCAGGAGCTTCTTGTCTTTGGCGATGGGAATCAGACGCGTGATTTCATTTATGTTGAAGATGTCGCGGATGCTATCTATCGCGGAGTAGAGAGCGAGTACAAGGACGTTCTTAACTTATCCACCAATACGGAGAAAAGCGTGAACGAACTGCTTGGCATCTTTCAAGAGCTTCACCCGGTCAAAGGCGTGGTGTACCGCGAAGCACGCAAAGGCGATATTTACCGCTCGAGCCTGGATAATACCAAAGTTAAACGTCAACTCGATTGGGTTCCCATGTATAGCCTCAAAGAAGGGTTAACCAAGACGTATGAATGGTTTGCAGCGCAGCAGAAAAAGCCGGAGCAAAAGAAACAGGATAAACCCTCATCCAAATTATTCACTTCTCTGAAACCTGCTCTACCCTACATCGAGAACTTTGCTGCCTTTGGTGTTGTAACAGCTCTAACGATCGGCACACAATCCGATCTGCAAAGCTATCAATTGGATTATAAACTCATCTATATCCTTGTGATCAGTATGCTCTATGGCACTAGGCAGTCTATCATTTCCTTCGCCTTGTCTTCTCTCCTCTTCCTTGGGATGAGCCTCTATAACGGGCGCGACTTGATCTCGTTTATCTATGACTCACAAAGTATGGTTACCTTAGCTGCTTATCTCTTTATTGGGATTGTGGTCGGGTATACGGTAGATCGCAAAAACAGTGAAATCAAAACGGCCAAAATTGAAGTCGTAGCAAGCGAAGAGCGTAATGAATTCTTAAGTGAAATCTACAATGATACTCGGCTTGTCAAAGAAGAGCTGCAGAATCAGATCATGAATACCGAAGACAGCTTCGGCAAAATCTATAATATTACCAAAGAATTAGATAGTCTCGAACCCGAGTTAATCTTTAATTCAGCCATTAGCGTATTGGAACAAATTATGAAGTCCAACTCGATTTCCATCTATTCCTTTAATAAATACGGCAATTTCTTACGGCTTACAGCCAAATCCAAAGTAACTGAGATGCAACTGGCTAAATCGATGAAGGTGGCCGACTTTTCACATCTGCAGCAGTTAGTTGAAAGCAAGAGCCTATACAGTAATAAAGCATTAGATCAAAATATTCCTGTCCTATCAGCGCCAATTATGGATCATGATCGTATCATTGCGGTCGTCAATCTGCATCAACTGCCTTTTGAGAATTTCACTTTATACTACCAAAATCTCTTTAAAGTTGCTGTAGAACTAATCTCTGCCTCTTTATCCAAAGCCAACCGTTATCTGGAGGCTACGCAAAGTGAACGTTACATAGACGGAACAGAAATACTTACGGAAGAGGCCTTCTTCACGGTTCTAGACAGTAAAAAACAAACGAAAATCAAACAAAATATAGAATATACGCTATTGGTTATTCCTCATACGGATATTCAAGTGGAAGAACTATCTACTAAAGTCAGCTCTTTTTTACGTGAGACCGATGTGATTGGGAAAGGGCCCGACGGCCGTTACTATATCCTGCTATCGAACTCTGAGCAGCAGGATGCTGCGATTGTTACGGAGCGCATAACGAAATCAGGAATTACTCCTATAATTCTGAAAGAGGAACTACTTTATGCTTGA